A single Glycine soja cultivar W05 chromosome 14, ASM419377v2, whole genome shotgun sequence DNA region contains:
- the LOC114384252 gene encoding L-ascorbate oxidase-like, translated as MSKSNNNIMSFKALTLWCILLSLLQLSLGAVRHRIRFNVEYMYREPDCHEHVVMGINGQFPGPTITAEAGDTLEILLTNKLSTEGTVIHWHGIRQYGTPWADGTAAISQCAIAPGETFNYTFTVDRPGTYFYHGHFGMQRAAGLYGSLIVNLPKGKKEPFHYDGEFNLLLSDWWHKSTHSQEVGLSSMPFRWINEPQSLLINGRGQYNCSLAASLIKTSLPQCKFRGNEQCAPQILHVDPNKTYRIRIASTTSLASLNLAIGDHKLVVVEADGNYVKPFIVDDIDIYSGESYSVLLTTNQDPKKNYWISVGVRGRPPNTPQGLTILNYKTISASVFPTSPPPITPQWDDYNRSKAFTYKILALKGTEQPPQHYDRRLFLLNTQNLVDGYTKWAINNVSLALPTTPYLGSIRFNVNGAFDPKSPPDNFSMDYDILKPPLNPNAKIGSGVYMFQFNQVVDVILQNANVMKGKNSEIHPWHLHGHDFWILGYGDGKFKQGDDSKFNLKNPPLRNTAVIFPHGWTALRFKADNPGVWAFHCHIEPHLHMGMGVIFAEAVQNVTSTIPRDAFACGILKKFLNKEHN; from the exons ATGAGCAAAAGCAATAACAATATAATGAGCTTTAAAGCTCTAACCTTATGGTGCattttgttgtctttgttgcaACTATCACTAGGAGCTGTAAGGCACCGTATTAGGTTTAACGTAGAGTACATGTATCGTGAGCCAGATTGCCATGAGCACGTTGTGATGGGAATCAATGGCCAGTTTCCTGGCCCAACCATCACAGCTGAAGCTGGAGACACCCTTGAGATTTTACTCACCAATAAGCTCTCCACAGAGGGAACAGTTATTCACTGGCATGGAATTAGAcag TATGGAACACCTTGGGCTGATGGAACTGCTGCCATTTCACAGTGTGCTATTGCTCCCGGAGAAACTTTTAATTACACATTTACAGTTGACAGG CCGGGTACATACTTCTATCATGGACACTTTGGTATGCAAAGAGCAGCAGGACTGTATGGTTCTCTGATAGTGAATTTGCCAAAGGGAAAAAAGGAGCCATTCCATTATGATGGTGAGTTCAACCTTTTGCTGAGTGATTGGTGGCACAAAAGCACACATTCTCAAGAGGTTGGTCTCTCCTCCATGCCATTCAGATGGATTAATGAACCTCAG TCTTTGCTTATTAATGGGAGAGGACAATACAATTGTTCCTTGGCAGCTAGTCTTATTAAGACCTCCTTGCCCCAATGCAAGTTCAGAGGTAACGAACAATGTGCACCTCAGATTCTCCATGTCGATCCAAACAAGACCTACAGGATCAGGATTGCTAGTACCACTTCCTTGGCATCTCTCAACTTGGCCATTGGG GATCACAaattggtggtggtggaagcTGATGGAAACTATGTGAAACCATTTATCGTTGATGACATAGACATATATTCTGGTGAAAGTTACTCGGTTCTCCTTACAACAAATCAAGACCCAAAGAAAAACTATTGGATTTCAGTTGGTGTGAGAGGAAGACCACCCAACACCCCACAAGGTTTAACTATCCTAAACTACAAAACAATCTCTGCCTCAGTTTTTCCCACTTCTCCACCACCCATCACACCTCAATGGGATGATTATAATCGTAGCAAGGCATTCACTTACAAAATTCTTGCCCTAAAGGGAACGGAACAACCTCCACAACACTATGATCGTAGGCTTTTCCTTCTCAACACACAAAACCTTGTTGATGGATACACTAAATGGGCCATTAACAATGTCTCACTAGCATTGCCAACAACTCCTTACCTAGGCTCCATTAGGTTTAATGTGAATGGTGCCTTTGACCCAAAAAGTCCACCTGACAATTTCTCAATGGATTATGACATCTTGAAACCTCCCTTGAACCCTAATGCAAAAATTGGAAGTGGGGTTTACATGTTTCAGTTTAACCAAGTTGTTGATGTGATACTCCAAAATGCTAATGTAATGAAGGGCAAAAACAGTGAGATTCACCCTTGGCATTTGCACGGGCATGACTTTTGGATTTTAGGGTATGGAGATGGGAAATTCAAACAAGGTGATGATTCCAAATTCAACTTGAAGAACCCACCATTGAGGAACACTGCAGTGATATTCCCTCATGGTTGGACTGCTTTGAGGTTTAAGGCAGATAATCCTGGAGTTTGGGCCTTCCATTGCCACATTGAGCCTCATTTGCACATGGGAATGGGTGTCATTTTTGCTGAGGCTGTTCAAAACGTGACGAGTACTATACCTAGGGATGCTTTTGCATGTGGCATTCTCAAGAAGTTCCTGAATAAGGAACACAACTGA
- the LOC114385442 gene encoding ETHYLENE INSENSITIVE 3-like 1 protein — translation MMMFEDMGFCGDLDMLCGSLGDGDIAVRQTEPDPVVEDDYSDEEIDVDELEKRMWRDKMRLKRLKEQTKSKEGTDAAKQRQSQEQARRKKMSRAQDGILKYMLKMMEVCKAQGFVYGIIPEKGKPVTGASDNLREWWKDKVRFDRNGPAAIAKYQADNAIPGKNDGCNSIGPTPHTLQELQDTTLGSLLSALMQHCDPPQRRFPLEKGVPPPWWPTGNEEWWPQIGLPKDQGPPPYKKPHDLKKAWKVGVLTAVIKHMSPDIAKIRKLVRQSKCLQDKMTAKESATWLAIINQEEALARELYPDYCPPFSSAVANGSMVINDCSEYDVDGAEEEPNFDVEDRKPDHLHPSNLGMERMMGRMPIQQPSHPMKGDVVTNLDFIRKRKISSDFNMMMDQKIYTCEHPQCPYSEVRLGFHDRSARDNHQLNCAYRNSSADYGGGPNFHATEVKPVIFPQSFVQPNTTAQSASLVAPSFDLTGLGVPEDGQKMISDLMTIYDTNVVGNKNLSSTNCVTAENHNLSQASLQRQDSFFPGQGMVLEGNLFAREEGQFDRFKATMNMNMNMNTPFDTNHNNNNIHLMFNSPCDLSSFDFKEDIQGVGMDSLQKQQEVSIWYQ, via the coding sequence ATGATGATGTTTGAAGATATGGGATTCTGTGGCGATTTGGATATGTTATGTGGTTCTCTTGGGGATGGGGATATTGCTGTGAGACAAACTGAACCGGATCCTGTAGTTGAGGATGACTACAGTGATGAAGAAATTGATGTGGATGAACTCGAGAAGAGGATGTGGAGGGACAAAATGCGTCTCAAGCGATTGAAAGAACAAACCAAGTCCAAGGAAGGGACTGATGCAGCAAAGCAAAGGCAATCCCAAGAGCAGGCAAGGAGGAAAAAGATGTCAAGAGCCCAAGATGGAATACTGAAGTACATGCTGAAGATGATGGAGGTTTGCAAGGCACAAGGGTTTGTTTATGGGATAATTCCTGAGAAGGGGAAGCCAGTGACCGGAGCATCAGATAATCTTCGCGAATGGTGGAAGGATAAGGTCAGGTTTGATCGAAATGGTCCTGCTGCCATAGCCAAGTATCAAGCCGATAATGCAATTCCTGGAAAGAATGATGGATGCAATTCCATTGGTCCTACACCACACACCTTGCAAGAGTTACAGGACACAACCTTGGGTTCTCTCTTGTCAGCACTTATGCAGCACTGTGATCCTCCTCAGAGGAGGTTCCCACTAGAGAAGGGTGTTCCTCCACCATGGTGGCCAACTGGGAATGAAGAATGGTGGCCTCAAATTGGTCTACCTAAAGATCAAGGCCCTCCACCTTACAAGAAACCACATGACTTAAAGAAGGCGTGGAAGGTTGGTGTTCTCACTGCAGTCATCAAGCATATGTCCCCTGATATCGCCAAAATTCGCAAGCTTGTGAGGCAGTCCAAATGCCTTCAAGACAAAATGACAGCAAAGGAAAGTGCAACCTGGCTTGCCATCATCAACCAAGAGGAAGCCTTGGCTAGAGAGCTTTACCCTGATTATTGCCCTCCATTTTCCTCTGCTGTAGCTAATGGATCCATGGTGATCAACGATTGCAGTGAGTATGATGTTGATGGGGCTGAAGAAGAGCCGAACTTCGATGTTGAGGACCGGAAGCCCGACCATCTTCATCCATCAAACCTTGGGATGGAGAGAATGATGGGAAGGATGCCAATTCAGCAACCTTCTCATCCCATGAAGGGAGATGTTGTCACAAACCTAGATTTCATCCGGAAGAGGAAGATTTCTAGTGACTTCAACATGATGATGGATCAGAAAATCTACACATGCGAGCATCCCCAATGCCCTTACAGCGAAGTTCGCCTTGGTTTCCATGATAGGTCTGCTAGGGACAATCATCAATTGAATTGTGCATATAGAAACAGTTCTGCAGATTATGGTGGTGGTCCCAATTTCCATGCTACTGAGGTTAAGCCAGTCATATTCCCCCAGTCCTTTGTTCAACCCAACACTACAGCTCAGTCTGCAAGTTTGGTTGCACCTTCATTTGATCTAACTGGTCTTGGAGTTCCTGAGGATGGCCAGAAAATGATTAGTGACCTTATGACAATCTATGATACAAATGTTGTAGGAAACAAAAACCTAAGCTCCACCAACTGTGTTACTGCTGAAAATCATAACCTTTCTCAGGCCAGCTTACAACGACAGGACAGTTTTTTCCCTGGTCAAGGAATGGTGTTGGAAGGGAACTTGTTTGCACGAGAGGAAGGTCAATTTGACCGGTTCAAGGCCACCATGAACATGAACATGAACATGAACACTCCTTTTGATACCaaccacaacaacaataatatccatttgatgtttaattcCCCTTGTGATTTGTCATCCTTTGATTTCAAGGAGGATATACAAGGAGTAGGAATGGATTCTCTTCAAAAACAGCAAGAGGTTTCAATTTGGTACCAGTGA